Proteins from a genomic interval of Chitinophagales bacterium:
- a CDS encoding CHAT domain-containing tetratricopeptide repeat protein, producing the protein MKALINNKSNAKSPNYFLAKAYFQKVEALNKQEKHKEALVLLEEANTALLEEGKDKDVLRARILHLMSDGYLNKDAYQKAITCNQEAYDIQIELLGAAAEATLASRLLRGLIGERLGEYRSALEDLLETLDLYNTTEHTDSEEYAILHYAIGRCYSRVRDFWKSVLYLQKAAQIFEGLKETAPLWRPILYSAIGTSYSHAKDSKQALYYYEEALGELLESVGELHRYTSMVYTNIGLDHYRNKKFFEAIPYLQKSVEILENLGEINSLQLFDTYTLIGANYSSAGEFTKSQYYLQKGLELGHQIYANQPPKIAQIHLMTASMHEKKEEYLLALNACQQGLMACISSFNDENVYHYPPLKDIHTDDLCIPLLSRKAIIFQKYYLKQKSEVKNIKAALECIDLVSQAVEQVHYHTDQSKLSVKGYYADIYEASLNIRYLAWEKLNDPNALETAFSAAEKAKAALLLSAMKDETAKLKSPIPSALLEQKQGLMLKLTQLDKKLQAQRTQEGSAASKESKIQTLQAELLGYHRQYDELMEQLAKDYPDYYQLKYHNQTASIAQIQGLLQSQELLIHYSLHEETLFIFAISSSSVSFKKIARSKKLEHNIEAFEKTMFLGDLEEYGQLAGELYEELLTPVEAELKGKNKLLIIPDGVLQRLPFDALISPFKTSIETFSELPYLIKNFAIQYHYSATLLWYAHQKSNSISNKSKDNFLGLAPIKFGYSDFTNCGYMLKSGKNGKKDRKLILKSGENNQDALMDLEETETEVKTVYELFETQEKEAMALFYDMASKENLLKHIEGYKYILLSTHGFSDTEHSALSGLNLYTDNKLDDISSEEAKLYISDIMNLQLSADFVVLSSCESGVGKLQQGEGMMALHRAFLYAGVQNIVYSLFKVRQDSTSLLVQAMFRHILGGDSYSTALRKAKLQLIEDEVMEPIDWAGFALIGV; encoded by the coding sequence ATGAAGGCTCTAATTAATAATAAGTCCAATGCAAAGTCCCCTAATTATTTTTTAGCAAAAGCCTATTTCCAAAAAGTAGAGGCACTTAATAAGCAAGAAAAACACAAAGAAGCATTGGTTTTGTTAGAAGAAGCAAATACCGCTTTACTTGAAGAAGGGAAAGATAAAGATGTGCTTCGGGCAAGGATTTTGCACTTAATGAGCGATGGTTATCTCAACAAAGATGCGTATCAAAAAGCCATTACTTGCAATCAAGAGGCTTATGACATTCAGATAGAATTGTTGGGCGCAGCCGCAGAAGCGACTTTGGCTTCTCGCCTATTGAGAGGCTTGATTGGGGAGCGATTGGGAGAATACCGCTCGGCATTAGAAGACCTTCTCGAAACATTGGACTTATACAACACTACAGAACATACGGATTCAGAGGAATACGCCATATTACACTATGCCATAGGACGTTGTTATAGTAGAGTAAGGGATTTCTGGAAATCTGTTCTCTATCTTCAAAAGGCAGCGCAAATATTTGAAGGCTTGAAAGAAACTGCTCCCTTATGGCGTCCTATACTTTACAGTGCCATAGGAACGAGTTATTCTCATGCGAAAGACTCCAAACAAGCACTCTATTATTACGAAGAAGCATTGGGTGAATTACTCGAATCTGTCGGTGAGTTGCACCGCTACACTTCAATGGTTTACACCAATATAGGATTGGACCATTACAGAAATAAAAAGTTTTTTGAAGCCATTCCTTACTTGCAAAAAAGTGTAGAAATTTTAGAAAACTTGGGCGAAATCAATTCCCTCCAGCTATTTGACACTTATACCCTAATAGGAGCTAATTACAGCAGTGCAGGAGAATTTACAAAATCCCAATACTACCTGCAAAAAGGATTAGAACTTGGTCATCAAATATATGCCAATCAACCTCCTAAAATTGCTCAAATCCACCTCATGACCGCTTCGATGCATGAGAAAAAGGAAGAATATCTACTCGCTCTAAATGCCTGCCAACAGGGATTAATGGCTTGTATAAGCTCTTTTAACGATGAAAATGTGTACCACTATCCTCCTTTGAAAGACATACACACCGATGATTTGTGCATCCCTTTATTGAGCCGTAAGGCGATTATTTTTCAAAAGTACTACCTAAAGCAAAAATCGGAGGTAAAAAATATAAAGGCAGCTCTGGAATGTATTGACTTAGTGAGCCAAGCAGTTGAACAAGTACATTATCATACAGATCAATCTAAATTATCTGTGAAGGGTTATTATGCAGATATTTATGAAGCGAGTTTGAACATAAGATACCTTGCTTGGGAAAAACTCAATGACCCAAATGCGCTTGAAACAGCCTTTTCTGCTGCCGAAAAAGCCAAAGCTGCCCTGCTGCTTTCGGCAATGAAGGACGAAACAGCGAAATTAAAATCTCCAATTCCAAGTGCCTTGTTGGAGCAAAAACAAGGACTGATGCTTAAGTTGACTCAATTAGACAAAAAGCTACAAGCACAAAGAACACAAGAAGGAAGTGCTGCTTCAAAAGAGTCCAAGATACAAACCTTACAAGCCGAACTTTTGGGCTATCATCGGCAATACGACGAATTGATGGAACAATTGGCCAAAGATTACCCCGATTATTACCAACTCAAATACCACAATCAAACTGCTTCTATTGCTCAAATCCAAGGTTTACTTCAATCGCAGGAATTATTGATTCACTATAGCCTTCACGAAGAGACCCTTTTTATTTTTGCCATCAGCAGTAGCAGCGTTTCCTTCAAAAAAATTGCTCGTTCCAAAAAGTTAGAGCATAATATTGAAGCCTTTGAAAAAACGATGTTTTTGGGCGACTTGGAAGAATATGGACAGCTTGCAGGAGAACTGTACGAAGAATTACTGACTCCTGTTGAAGCAGAATTGAAGGGTAAAAACAAGTTGTTGATTATTCCTGATGGAGTTTTACAAAGGTTGCCTTTTGATGCTTTGATTTCTCCATTTAAGACTTCAATAGAAACTTTTTCAGAACTACCTTACCTTATCAAAAACTTTGCTATTCAGTACCATTATTCGGCGACCTTGCTTTGGTATGCCCATCAGAAAAGTAATAGTATCAGCAATAAGTCAAAGGATAATTTTCTAGGGTTGGCTCCCATCAAATTTGGATATTCGGACTTTACAAACTGCGGTTATATGCTGAAAAGTGGAAAAAACGGAAAGAAAGACCGCAAATTGATCTTGAAGTCGGGAGAGAATAATCAAGATGCTTTGATGGATTTGGAAGAAACCGAAACAGAGGTCAAAACGGTTTATGAACTTTTTGAAACACAAGAGAAAGAGGCGATGGCTCTCTTTTATGATATGGCTTCCAAAGAGAATCTCTTGAAGCACATTGAAGGGTACAAATACATTTTGCTTTCTACTCATGGTTTTTCTGATACTGAACATTCGGCTTTGTCGGGATTGAATTTATATACTGATAACAAATTGGATGATATTAGCTCAGAGGAAGCCAAACTGTATATTTCAGACATTATGAACCTCCAACTTTCTGCTGACTTTGTGGTGTTGAGCAGTTGTGAGAGTGGAGTAGGTAAATTGCAGCAAGGAGAAGGCATGATGGCACTACATAGAGCATTTTTGTATGCTGGTGTTCAGAATATTGTGTATTCATTGTTCAAGGTTCGCCAGGATTCTACGAGCCTGTTGGTGCAAGCAATGTTTCGTCATATTTTGGGGGGAGATTCTTATTCTACTGCACTCCGCAAGGCAAAGTTGCAATTGATCGAAGACGAGGTAATGGAGCCGATTGATTGGGCGGGTTTTGCGTTGATTGGGGTTTAG
- a CDS encoding GNAT family N-acetyltransferase: MSKPEIIIRKGSILEATKVTHQIPEFGQTYMTAEYVKRLESAPHLILIAEIEGEIVGFKVGYERESDGSFYSWMGGVLPAYRRKGVANLLSARQEQWALLKGYKSVRFKTRNQHKGMLMCGINRGFKIVDFDPRDTLEQHRIILEKHF; the protein is encoded by the coding sequence ATGTCAAAACCTGAAATAATCATTAGAAAAGGCTCTATCCTCGAAGCCACAAAGGTAACCCATCAAATTCCTGAATTTGGTCAAACCTATATGACTGCCGAATATGTGAAACGCCTCGAAAGTGCGCCACATTTGATCCTCATTGCCGAAATAGAAGGCGAGATAGTTGGCTTCAAAGTGGGTTATGAGCGTGAATCAGATGGGTCTTTTTATAGTTGGATGGGAGGTGTATTGCCTGCGTATCGCCGAAAAGGAGTAGCGAACCTATTGTCTGCTCGTCAAGAACAATGGGCATTGTTGAAGGGCTATAAGTCTGTTCGTTTCAAAACTCGCAACCAACACAAGGGTATGTTGATGTGTGGAATCAATAGAGGTTTCAAAATCGTAGATTTTGATCCAAGAGATACTTTGGAGCAGCATCGGATTATTTTGGAGAAGCACTTTTAG
- a CDS encoding YCF48-related protein: protein MPSICFYFRLQFIGNLAFCLLLLTACNSGQTSKPTAQKPPKSDKLQWTAQKSVTNSSLRGLYVVSDEVVWASGSNGTFLRTVDGGTTWRTHIIEGADSLDFRDIHAFDENRAVVLSSGYHAYIYQTTDGGTTWQQTYFNEQEGMFLDGFDFADEQEGMAFGDPIEGKLFLIKTTDGGTTWQPIDTTHLPTVLAGEAGYAASGTGIIFRNKKVWIATGGGERARIFYSPNSGENWEVFDTPIISAEGKGIFSMVMSDAQNGVVVGGAYMDSTNTVRNCALTADGGKTWELVATNQPNGYRSCVASHATEQFLIAVGRTGSDFSVDGGKSWTAIGTEGYFSCGMASKTAWAVGRGGKMARMELGNK from the coding sequence ATGCCCTCTATTTGCTTCTATTTTCGACTACAATTTATTGGTAATCTTGCCTTTTGCTTACTTTTATTGACTGCCTGCAATAGCGGACAGACTTCAAAACCTACTGCACAAAAGCCTCCAAAGTCGGACAAACTGCAATGGACTGCTCAAAAATCGGTCACAAATTCCAGTTTGCGGGGATTGTATGTGGTCAGCGATGAGGTCGTGTGGGCAAGTGGTAGCAACGGCACTTTTCTGCGAACCGTGGACGGCGGCACAACTTGGCGCACCCATATCATTGAAGGGGCAGACAGCTTGGACTTTAGAGATATTCACGCTTTTGATGAAAATAGAGCTGTGGTCTTGAGTTCAGGGTATCATGCCTACATTTACCAAACAACCGATGGCGGCACTACTTGGCAACAAACCTACTTCAATGAGCAAGAAGGGATGTTTTTGGATGGTTTCGATTTTGCCGACGAACAAGAAGGAATGGCTTTTGGCGACCCCATTGAAGGGAAGTTGTTCCTTATCAAAACAACCGATGGCGGCACAACTTGGCAGCCGATTGACACCACACATTTACCCACGGTCTTAGCAGGAGAAGCGGGCTATGCGGCAAGCGGAACGGGCATCATTTTTCGGAACAAAAAAGTTTGGATTGCAACAGGTGGCGGTGAACGGGCAAGAATTTTTTATTCGCCAAATTCGGGCGAAAATTGGGAGGTTTTTGACACACCTATCATCAGTGCAGAAGGAAAGGGGATTTTTTCGATGGTGATGTCGGATGCCCAAAATGGGGTAGTCGTTGGCGGGGCATACATGGATTCAACCAACACCGTCCGCAACTGTGCGCTCACAGCTGATGGCGGCAAAACTTGGGAGTTGGTAGCTACAAATCAGCCGAATGGCTACCGTTCTTGTGTAGCGAGTCATGCGACCGAACAATTTTTGATTGCCGTAGGGCGCACAGGTTCAGACTTTTCTGTGGATGGCGGCAAATCATGGACTGCCATCGGAACGGAAGGATATTTCAGTTGTGGCATGGCCTCAAAAACGGCTTGGGCAGTAGGGCGAGGCGGAAAAATGGCGAGAATGGAACTGGGGAATAAATAA
- a CDS encoding COR domain-containing protein: MQIIPSEKQLYRNQKNLTDKDLPAIWETVRSQALQYVDLSYNQSTIEHLVVPKDLPHLKYLYLYDSKIQKITFDGDLPDLEVLHLGKNQLQAFKLPDGFAQLEHLRLDENQLEEFELKNLSGLDNMQSLFLKGNDLSKSSITKENWDKDGNCWQSVQAYLQAAQSGVIINNEAKVVWFGNGEAGKTTLSHQLRKGVFKNFDRTHGIKIEDWTIPFERLPQALKNRMTASLAEAKAQNSNTPLQLPENVVLKLWDFGGQEYYHATHRLFLNSNVLYLLVWNQDTDRQEENLDPSKSLYPRSYWRHNIQYYTNTVEDVDKKENEEAKPKYGILEIQNKADKQASTNEEKLQFSVALRKENDKRSIKRYEFDVEELEEAIISQLHRLSYLGKTFPEVYDHIRQALRNHEGHFLTFDDYAAFCRANDTTQDKENLMLDKAQIQTLTEFLHDTGALICYRYQTNCPKLLKDYVFIRPQWVTDMIYQILDKELIDKKENPGEFGFEHVAQVTQNSGLSAEAWVVLMKQFQLIFEITRKQKKCFIAPQYLPTQCPDPDKMEMAFYVPPTHTFSLRFPNFLPKSHFLQFIAHFGPHNVSYLYWKNGLIFAKNNILIFAQCNYTDRKITLSTTQGPHFQQTMIEIYQWFVDNKKINKNTEISVDGENFVPIEVVKENQSDQIPVFRHGNCKFQISDLWFIAGKHGMGPEEMPDRDFIQDLIANDKISKAIKVLMEMVNPTEQKDLYNGLILLSANQKYNETKKRSDLISNANYKLEKNTIIDALMKYLDEYFA; the protein is encoded by the coding sequence ATGCAAATCATCCCTTCTGAAAAACAACTGTACCGAAACCAAAAAAACCTCACCGACAAAGACCTCCCTGCAATATGGGAAACGGTTCGCAGCCAAGCACTTCAATATGTCGACCTTAGCTACAACCAATCTACCATCGAACATTTGGTCGTTCCCAAGGATTTGCCGCACTTGAAGTACCTCTACCTCTACGACAGCAAGATCCAAAAAATCACCTTTGATGGCGACCTGCCCGATTTGGAGGTTTTGCATTTGGGCAAAAACCAATTGCAGGCATTCAAACTTCCTGATGGCTTTGCACAATTGGAGCATTTGCGGCTCGATGAAAACCAATTGGAGGAGTTCGAGTTGAAGAACCTATCGGGACTGGACAATATGCAGTCGCTGTTTTTGAAGGGAAACGACCTTTCAAAGTCCAGTATTACCAAAGAAAATTGGGACAAGGATGGAAATTGTTGGCAGTCGGTACAGGCCTACTTGCAGGCAGCACAATCGGGTGTCATCATCAACAACGAGGCGAAGGTCGTTTGGTTTGGCAATGGAGAGGCAGGCAAAACCACCCTTTCCCACCAATTGCGGAAAGGAGTTTTCAAAAATTTCGACCGCACCCACGGCATCAAAATCGAGGATTGGACCATTCCATTCGAGCGATTGCCACAAGCATTGAAGAATAGAATGACCGCTTCTTTGGCAGAAGCCAAAGCCCAAAACTCTAATACGCCACTCCAACTTCCCGAAAACGTGGTATTGAAACTTTGGGATTTTGGCGGACAGGAATACTACCATGCTACCCACCGTTTGTTTCTGAACAGCAATGTCTTGTACCTCTTGGTGTGGAACCAAGACACCGACCGACAAGAAGAAAACCTCGACCCTTCTAAGAGCCTCTATCCCCGCAGCTATTGGCGACACAACATTCAGTATTACACAAATACGGTGGAAGATGTGGATAAAAAAGAGAACGAGGAGGCAAAACCCAAATATGGTATTCTCGAAATCCAAAACAAAGCCGACAAACAAGCCTCTACGAACGAAGAAAAGTTGCAGTTTTCGGTCGCTTTGCGTAAGGAAAATGACAAACGCAGCATCAAACGTTATGAGTTCGATGTAGAAGAACTGGAGGAGGCCATCATTTCACAACTGCACCGCTTGAGCTACTTGGGAAAGACTTTCCCCGAAGTCTATGACCACATCCGACAAGCCCTCCGAAACCATGAGGGACATTTTCTCACCTTTGACGACTATGCGGCTTTTTGTCGAGCCAACGATACGACACAGGACAAGGAAAACCTGATGTTAGACAAGGCACAAATCCAAACCTTGACCGAGTTTCTACACGATACGGGCGCTTTGATTTGTTACCGCTACCAAACCAACTGCCCCAAACTGCTCAAAGACTATGTGTTCATACGCCCGCAATGGGTGACGGATATGATTTACCAGATTCTCGACAAAGAACTCATTGACAAAAAAGAAAATCCAGGGGAGTTTGGCTTTGAGCATGTAGCACAAGTGACCCAAAACAGTGGTTTGTCTGCTGAGGCTTGGGTGGTATTGATGAAGCAGTTTCAGTTGATTTTTGAAATCACCCGCAAGCAAAAAAAATGCTTCATTGCGCCACAGTACCTACCTACGCAGTGTCCCGATCCTGATAAGATGGAAATGGCGTTTTATGTGCCTCCCACACATACTTTCAGTTTGCGTTTTCCTAATTTTTTACCCAAAAGCCATTTTTTGCAGTTCATTGCCCATTTTGGTCCTCACAATGTGAGTTATCTGTATTGGAAAAATGGGTTGATATTCGCCAAAAACAACATTCTCATTTTTGCCCAATGCAACTACACTGACCGAAAAATCACCCTTTCGACCACACAAGGCCCACACTTTCAACAGACAATGATAGAGATTTACCAGTGGTTTGTGGACAATAAAAAAATCAACAAAAACACGGAAATATCGGTGGATGGGGAAAATTTTGTACCGATTGAAGTGGTGAAGGAAAATCAAAGTGACCAAATTCCAGTATTTCGACATGGTAACTGCAAATTCCAAATATCCGATTTGTGGTTTATTGCGGGAAAACATGGGATGGGACCAGAAGAGATGCCTGATAGGGATTTTATTCAAGACTTGATTGCCAATGATAAAATCAGCAAAGCGATTAAGGTACTGATGGAAATGGTCAATCCAACCGAACAAAAGGATTTGTACAATGGATTGATTTTGTTGTCTGCCAATCAAAAATACAATGAAACGAAAAAACGCAGTGACCTTATCAGCAATGCTAACTACAAATTAGAAAAGAACACAATTATCGATGCCTTAATGAAGTATTTGGATGAATATTTTGCCTGA
- a CDS encoding formylglycine-generating enzyme family protein, which yields MSKNTTANIQIIELQKPTGETFSFEMVEVQGGMYKRGSTKNKDEQPVREVSVPTFWIGKFPVIQSLYEFVMDKNPSWFKGKNRPVERVTWEDCKIFIEALNKLSGKNFRLPSEAEWEYAARGGIHWEDNYEYAGGNENELKKVAWYGENSHRETKPVGLKQPNQLGLYDMSGNVWEYCEDHWHGNYDDAPDDGSAWVEKSDDDERVVRGGSWPDLSDLCRVAFRLSYYLFGDDSIIGLRLALPQF from the coding sequence ATGTCCAAAAATACCACTGCAAATATCCAAATCATCGAACTTCAAAAACCCACTGGCGAAACCTTCTCCTTTGAAATGGTCGAAGTGCAAGGGGGAATGTATAAAAGGGGCAGCACAAAAAATAAGGATGAACAACCTGTACGTGAAGTAAGTGTTCCGACCTTTTGGATAGGCAAATTCCCTGTGATTCAATCGCTGTATGAATTTGTGATGGATAAAAATCCTTCTTGGTTCAAAGGCAAAAACCGCCCTGTGGAAAGGGTGACTTGGGAGGACTGCAAAATTTTTATTGAGGCATTGAACAAACTGAGCGGTAAAAACTTTCGGCTGCCGAGTGAGGCGGAATGGGAGTACGCAGCCCGTGGAGGGATTCATTGGGAAGACAACTATGAATATGCGGGAGGGAATGAAAATGAACTCAAGAAAGTAGCTTGGTATGGTGAGAATAGTCACCGAGAAACGAAGCCTGTTGGCTTGAAGCAGCCGAATCAATTGGGCTTGTACGATATGAGTGGGAATGTGTGGGAATATTGTGAAGACCATTGGCATGGTAATTATGACGATGCACCCGATGATGGGAGCGCTTGGGTAGAAAAATCGGATGATGATGAGCGTGTGGTTCGTGGCGGTTCGTGGCCCGACCTTTCCGACCTTTGCCGTGTCGCTTTTCGCCTCAGCTACTACCTGTTCGGCGACGACAGCATTATCGGCTTGCGTCTTGCGTTGCCACAGTTCTAA